One genomic region from Cytophagales bacterium encodes:
- a CDS encoding NgoFVII family restriction endonuclease, translated as MNITLLGQGYEAKSEYSVGNQLIKFFSQKEFHTFTGISAFVSQAGVNGLSKHITAAKKHFNIITIVTGVDQKGTSKEALEKLLKLNINTFVFYQPSFTIFHPKIYLFEGADKSELIIGSSNLTAQGLFTNVEASLLVSIDNSIEADRKIVEQLKDYFKGIFDFTDPNLKKLSKKLIADLVRANVVPTEEERKAALDKAVKGERKETENIISKIFPKRAIAKIPSEFRGTSTGKAKAATAKKIPVGKPTAHGKLLWTRKKLPSSSVQGGGAGTNPTGGLRLVQDDFVLGKKKISHTTYFRNKLFGKYTWNKIRKTPFVEIATIPFEITIKRKFIGKFDLEVRHKPSGEAGQGNYTTSISWGEVGKIISKAKLTGKRLDIYAPKGKGKPFHILIS; from the coding sequence ATGAATATTACACTTTTAGGACAAGGATATGAAGCCAAGTCGGAATATTCGGTAGGCAATCAGCTAATCAAATTCTTTTCACAAAAAGAGTTTCACACTTTTACAGGCATCTCTGCATTTGTAAGTCAGGCAGGAGTTAATGGACTTTCAAAGCACATTACAGCAGCGAAAAAGCATTTCAACATTATTACCATTGTTACAGGTGTTGACCAGAAAGGGACATCAAAAGAAGCGTTGGAAAAATTATTGAAACTGAACATCAACACTTTTGTTTTCTATCAACCTTCATTCACAATTTTTCACCCGAAAATTTATTTGTTTGAAGGTGCAGACAAATCGGAACTCATTATCGGTTCTTCAAACCTCACAGCACAAGGGTTGTTCACCAATGTTGAGGCATCGTTACTTGTTAGCATTGACAATAGCATTGAGGCAGACAGAAAAATTGTTGAGCAACTGAAAGATTATTTCAAAGGCATATTTGATTTCACCGACCCGAACCTGAAAAAACTTTCCAAAAAACTTATTGCTGATTTGGTAAGAGCTAATGTTGTTCCAACGGAAGAAGAAAGGAAAGCAGCACTAGACAAAGCAGTAAAGGGAGAAAGAAAAGAAACTGAAAATATTATTTCAAAAATATTCCCGAAACGAGCAATTGCAAAAATTCCAAGTGAGTTCAGAGGAACATCAACAGGAAAAGCGAAAGCAGCCACAGCGAAAAAAATTCCAGTTGGTAAACCAACTGCACATGGTAAATTACTTTGGACAAGAAAAAAACTGCCTTCTTCAAGTGTGCAGGGTGGCGGAGCAGGAACTAATCCGACAGGCGGGCTTCGTTTGGTTCAAGATGATTTTGTTTTGGGTAAAAAGAAAATTAGCCACACTACTTATTTTAGAAATAAACTTTTTGGAAAATACACTTGGAATAAAATCCGAAAAACTCCATTTGTTGAGATAGCAACCATTCCTTTTGAAATTACAATCAAAAGAAAATTCATTGGTAAGTTTGACCTTGAAGTAAGACACAAGCCAAGTGGTGAAGCGGGACAAGGAAATTATACAACTTCAATTTCATGGGGTGAAGTTGGCAAAATAATCAGTAAAGCGAAACTCACAGGCAAGCGACTTGACATTTATGCACCAAAGGGAAAAGGCAAGCCATTCCACATTCTTATCAGTTGA
- a CDS encoding helix-turn-helix transcriptional regulator, with protein MKLEKTFGDTVKKLRGEKKLPLREVAEALKIDTSMLGKIEKNNRKPTKQLIEKFARFFKVNDRDLTIAFLSDTVAYHIMDEEDFASEVLKVAEKKVKYLKTIKTP; from the coding sequence ATGAAACTTGAAAAAACATTCGGTGATACGGTAAAAAAACTTCGTGGGGAAAAAAAATTACCCTTACGAGAAGTGGCAGAAGCATTGAAGATTGACACTTCAATGTTGGGCAAGATTGAGAAGAACAATCGCAAACCGACCAAGCAACTGATTGAGAAGTTTGCAAGGTTTTTCAAAGTAAACGACCGAGATTTGACGATTGCATTTCTAAGCGACACCGTTGCTTATCATATTATGGACGAAGAAGATTTTGCCAGTGAAGTTTTAAAAGTAGCAGAGAAAAAAGTAAAGTATTTAAAAACCATAAAAACTCCTTGA
- a CDS encoding class I SAM-dependent methyltransferase, with protein MKLITEASAEKLRGGFYTPEPIAEFILHWGINGSDDFDILEPSCGVGVFLEQLQKHKLKYKSITAVELDEAEAEKAEQINLKNKQIINDDFHTYCNNTLQRFDLIVGNPPYIRYQFFDRQQQVEAGDIFIKAGLTYSKLTNAWVSFVVGSSLLLKEKGGRIGFVLPAEILQVSFAQQLRNFIAHFYNKINIISFEKLVFPNIQQEVVLLLCEKNETKNHNIEHIELRDASELQTLDVARLKSPKKKIDFKSNKWTFYFLEQEEIDFLENISKHRNIPTLGKFAKVEVGITTGSNDFFTVPLTTVEEYDLHDYARPMVGRSVQVNSVIFTEKDWEKNKFSKAKAHLLVFPDGKNLTRKNGAVKYIEHGESLEIHKGYKTGIRDDWFVVPSIKISDALFIRRNNLYPRLIINQAKAYTTDTMHRVFVRPGTNIKALTASYYNSLSLAFTEVSGRSHGGGVLELMPNEAERVLLPYHTDNASLLPQIDKLIRNKTDIEEVLKITNQVILKEHFGLTQMEIKLAHSIWKKLSSRRLNRGK; from the coding sequence ATGAAGCTAATCACAGAAGCATCAGCCGAAAAATTAAGAGGTGGTTTTTACACCCCCGAACCCATAGCAGAATTCATTTTGCATTGGGGAATTAACGGAAGCGATGACTTTGACATACTTGAACCAAGTTGTGGTGTTGGAGTTTTTTTAGAGCAGCTTCAAAAACACAAACTGAAATACAAATCAATTACAGCAGTTGAACTTGACGAAGCAGAAGCGGAAAAAGCAGAACAAATAAATTTGAAGAACAAGCAAATCATCAATGATGATTTTCACACTTACTGCAATAACACATTACAACGCTTTGATTTAATCGTAGGCAATCCACCATACATACGCTACCAGTTTTTTGACAGGCAGCAACAAGTTGAAGCGGGTGACATTTTTATCAAAGCAGGTTTGACTTATTCAAAACTCACTAACGCTTGGGTTTCATTTGTTGTTGGTTCATCTCTCCTACTTAAAGAAAAAGGCGGAAGAATTGGTTTTGTTTTGCCAGCGGAGATTTTACAGGTTTCATTTGCCCAACAACTAAGAAATTTCATTGCACACTTTTACAATAAAATCAACATAATTTCATTTGAAAAACTTGTGTTTCCAAACATTCAGCAAGAAGTTGTTTTACTTCTTTGCGAAAAGAACGAAACCAAAAATCACAACATTGAACACATTGAATTGAGAGATGCAAGTGAATTGCAAACGCTTGATGTTGCAAGATTGAAAAGCCCTAAAAAGAAAATTGATTTCAAGTCAAACAAATGGACTTTCTATTTTTTGGAGCAAGAAGAAATTGACTTTTTAGAAAATATTTCAAAGCACAGGAATATTCCAACACTGGGTAAGTTTGCAAAAGTTGAAGTAGGAATTACAACTGGCTCAAACGATTTCTTCACCGTTCCATTGACAACAGTTGAAGAATATGACTTGCACGATTATGCAAGACCAATGGTAGGTAGAAGTGTTCAGGTAAATAGTGTAATCTTTACAGAGAAAGATTGGGAGAAAAATAAATTCTCGAAAGCTAAAGCGCACTTGCTTGTTTTCCCTGATGGAAAAAATCTTACTCGTAAAAACGGTGCAGTAAAATATATTGAACACGGTGAGAGTTTGGAAATTCATAAAGGTTACAAAACAGGAATTCGTGATGATTGGTTTGTAGTTCCATCTATCAAAATTTCCGATGCGCTTTTTATTAGAAGAAATAATCTTTACCCAAGATTGATAATTAACCAAGCGAAAGCATATACTACGGATACTATGCATCGTGTATTTGTGCGACCAGGGACAAACATCAAAGCATTGACAGCAAGCTATTACAATTCACTTTCCCTTGCGTTTACAGAGGTTTCAGGTCGAAGCCACGGAGGCGGGGTTTTAGAGTTAATGCCAAATGAAGCAGAAAGAGTTTTGCTTCCATATCACACGGACAATGCTTCGTTACTTCCACAAATTGACAAGCTAATCCGCAACAAGACAGACATTGAAGAAGTTTTGAAAATCACCAACCAAGTAATTTTGAAAGAACATTTTGGTTTGACACAAATGGAAATAAAGTTAGCTCACAGCATTTGGAAAAAACTTTCTTCAAGACGATTAAACAGAGGTAAATAA